In the Alphaproteobacteria bacterium genome, TGACCTCGGGCACGCCGCCCCGATGCGCTATGCGATCAGCCCCTGGCCGATCATGCCATGGCCGATGATCTCGAAGGCCTATCGGCCCCCATCGTCGAGGACAACCCCTTCATGAGCAACACCCTTGCTGACCTGTGGCCGGCGATCGTCATCGATACCGAGGAAATGGTGGCGTGACCTCCGCCGACGACAGCTCCGCCCAGGTCTTCCGCCTCGAGGTACCGCCACCGGCCATCCCGGGACGCATGGTGCTGCGGCTGCAGGGCTACCGCGACGTCGCCGCGGTGCGCCCCAGGATCGCCGAAATCGCCGAACGCATGGCCCAGGAGGCGAGTGAACTGGCGGCCCCCGAGGTGGTGGTCTGGCGCGGGCCCCTGGAAGAAGTAGGCGCTGACAGCGTGGGCGTCGCCGGCCAGACCTTCAACAGCCCCACCCTGGCCAGGCTGCTGGCGGATGCGGCCGAAATCCAGGCCGTGGTGCTGTCGGTCGGACCCGGCATCGAGGATCGGGCCCAGGAGATGCTGGCCGCGGGCAAGTCCGTCGAGGCGTTGTTCATGGACACCTGCGGCTGGGCCGCCATCTCGCTCAGCGTGCGCGTCATTCGCCGCCAGCTCGAGGAGCAGGCAACAGACCGCAACATCCGTCTGACGACACGCCTGGCGCCCGGCTACCGGGACTGGCCGCTGGAGGAACAGAGCGCCGTCTTCGCGCTCTTTGGCGAAGCGACGCTGCCGGCCAGCCTCAACGCCTCGGCCGCCATGACACCAAAGAAATCCCTCACCGCAGTATTCGGCGGCCGCCGCGAGCGGGCCTAAGGCCCGCTCTTTTTTGTAGACCCTCACCGGGCGGGCGTGGTTTTTCTTGGGCCCTCACCGGGCGGGCGCATCCGCGCCCTTGGCCTCCGCCCCCAATGGGGGCGGCTTAGTGCGGATAGCGACGGCGGTCTTTATCTATTTCGTGCTTTGTCATTTTGTGCAACGGGAGCAACCGCGACCCGCCGCTACTGCGGCGCGCCCGCGCAGGTTGCGGCTCGAAGGGCCGCCGCCGTGAGCGACAAGAAAACCTAAAGCGGATCTCAGAACCTGAGATCCGCTTTAGGTTCCCGGGGTGCTGTTGGCCACGGTGACAACGGCGTTGCTGACAGCGCGGGTGTTTTCCGAACTGATGGCGACGACGGCCAGCCCCAGCAGCCCCACCACGCCGACGGTCGCTGCCGTCACGCCAAGGCGAAACCCACCAGCGTCGGGATTGGCCGGAAAGGCGCTAGCGCCGGCTGCTTTGCCGGCCCCGGCAGCGGTTGGGGCAGAAACCGGAGCTGGCGGCGCGGCGGCGCTATGGGCGGGGCCGGGAAAGAGTTGCGGATAGGGCACGACTTCGCCGCCCCAGGCCGGCACTTGGGCGGCCAAAAACAGCAATCCTGCCCCGGCCAACCCAAAAGGTCTCATGGCACTCCCCGCAGCAGCGTTCCGGAGCCGGCAAGATAGCAGACTGGAGATTCGGGGTCTAATGCCGTAGTGCCCTGCCCCAGAAATTCAGAGAATGAATTTCTGGGATAAGCAGGCCACTAAACATTTGTTTCTAGTGTGATTCAGATCCCGAATTTCGGCGCATGGAATGCGCCGAACTTCAGAATCATCACACTAGCGCCGCATGGTGAACCTGAGATCGCAGCCCGAGCCGACGTTCGAGGGGTCGTCGAGGTGGGCCATGGCACCGACTGTGACCTGGCCGCGAAATTCGCGGCCCTTCAGCCTCGCTTGCACGTCGAAGAGCGAGTTGTCGGCGGATACGATGGTGGCTTCGAGTTCGTCGTTGACGCTGATGCGGCCGCTCATGGTGATGCGCTCGCCGTGGCCTTCGAGGCGACGGTTGCGCACCGTGACTTCGAGCTCCAGCTCGCTGGGACAGTAGTCGCCGCCGAAAAGCTGCACCGCCCGGGCTCGCCAGGTGCCGTCGAGGGCACGGGCCGGATCGACCTGCGCCGGCAGCCGTACGGCGGCCTGGCGTTGTGGCTGGGGCTGGGGTTTGGGGCGCTTCAGGGCTTGTACGCGCTGGCGGGCCAGGGCGGCGAAGGCCCCTTTGGGGTACTGGCTCAGGTAGGCCTGGTACTCAGCCGCGTTTTTGCTGTCCTTGATGGAATTCCAAAAGGCCAGCTCCACCGTGTGGTCGGGTCGCGGGGCCGCGGCGACGGGGGGTGCGATGGCGGGGGCGGGGGCCGCCGGGCGCCAGGGCGCCGGGGCCGCACGAGCAACTTGCCGCCCCGCATTCTTGCGGATGAAGAGAAAATCGCCACCGTCGTGGCCGGCCCGGCGGATGTCGGAATACTCCGGCGTCTGGTCCGATTCCAGCGCCACCGGCCGTTTGATGGCGGCGAACAGGGCTTGGCCGTCGGTCACCTCGCGGTTCTGCGACAGCGATTCCAGGAAGGCCTTGGTGAACACCGAATGACCGCCGCCACCGGCATCCATCACCGGCTCCAGTCCGCCCGAGACCAGCGCCGTGCGCGAGCGCTTGGCAGCCATGCGCTCGAGCCAGGTGGAACGCTCCTCGGCCGTCTTGATCTTGATCGGCGCCGCCCGCACCAGGGTGCCGGAATAGCAGCTGTCCGCCACCACCATGACATGCTTGGCCCGGATGGCCCGCAGCATGTTGGTGACGTCGCCGTTGGAGATCCAGTTGGCGGGATTGTCCTTGGCGGCGTCGACGGGCAGCCAGAAGCCTTCCTCGGCGTAGCTGTCGAGCACGCCGTGGCCGGCGTAATAGAGCAGCAAGTTGTCGGACGGCTTGAGCTTGCCGCGCAGCTCGGCCATGGCGCCGATCACCTGCTGGCGGCTGGCATCGATCAAGAGCTTTGTTTCGAAGCCGTAAGCGTCCTTGAGCAGCGCCGCCACCGCCCGGGCATCGCCCACTGCCGTTTTCAGCTTGGGCAGTTGGGCATAATTGTTGTTGCCGATGACCAGGGCGTAATAGTTACCAAACGAAAGCTCCGGCAACGCCGCCGGGCGCATCAGGCGCACCGTCTTTTCCGTGCGGTTGCCCCATTCGTCCAGTGCCGCAACCACGAGCACCGTGGCCCCGCTGCCCACCTTCTTTTGCAGCACGATGGCGCCGCCCGGTCCGACCGCGATGGGCTGGCCGTCGAGGGTGGCAAAAACGATGCGCGACTGATCCCGAATGCGGCCCTCGAGCCGCACCGTGTCGCCCTCGAGCGCTACCTCGGCCGGCAGCTCGATCACGGGGGCAACCTTCTCGGCCGCCCCGGCCGGGCCAGCGATTAACGCCAGGGCAAATCCAATGGTGAGAGCCGCGCTTCTCATGCTCACCTCCTCAGGCGGGCTCGAGATAGCCCTGCCAGATGGTGAAGTTGAGGCTATCGCCCTCGGGCCGGTCGGCACCCCACAGTTCCGCGGCCGTGAAACGGACGCTGTAATGGGGTTGCCGCTCCTCATCAGCAACCGGTGCCGCGAAGTCGCCGAGGTTGCGCTCAATGAGGCCCAGCTTGCCGCGGATAAAGATCGGCAGGTGGGCCTCGCCCATGGGCTCCAGGTCGCGCACCCGAACCCGCTCGCCGATGGCCAACGATTGGGCCGGGCCAGCAACGCCGCGCAAAGCCTCCAGCCGACCGGCCAACTCGGCCGAGCTTATCAGTCCCTTCTCCAGCAACAGCTTTTCGCAGGCCGCGAGCCAGAGCCGGGCGTAGTTCTGGTTGATCTCACCCCCCTCCCCGCTGAGCTGCGCCTCCGCCCCGGCGGCCGCTTCCGGCCCCTGGCGGTAGTGTCCCGGCGGAGCGATTTCGACGCTGAACTTGTCGACCCATTCGGGCCAGGAATAGTGACCGTCGGCAAAGAGCTTCATGATGATGGCGATGGCCCGGGCCGCCGCCTCGCCGGCGTAAAGCGCGCCGTCATCGTCGCGGAACAGGCGTTGCAGATCGCTTGGCATGTTGGCTTCGCTCATGACCCGTCCTCGGCTTCGAGTTGATAATCCCAGAGATTGAAGTTGAGGCGATGGTCGCCGCTCGCTGCGGCCCCCCAGATGTCGCCGGCGGCAAAGGAGACGCCGTAGACGCGCTGCAATTCCGCGCCCGAGCCGGCCCCGTGGTGGTGCTCGAAGGCGGCATCGGGAAAGACAAAAATACCGTGTTCGGCCTCCACCCGGCCGACGATGCCGCGCAGATAGCCGGGCAGGTGGGTGTGGCCCTGGCGCTTGGTATCGCGCACCCGCACGCTTTCACCGGCCTGGAAGCGCGGCCCCTCACGCTCGACCCCGGCCAGGGCCTCGACGCGAGCTTCGAGCTCGGCCCGGGGCACCAGGCCGCGCTCGTCCAGCAATTGTTCGGCGGCGGCCAGCCAGTGGTGGTAGAAACGCCCGCCGTCGCGCTCGCAGGCCGCCAGGAAGGCGCTCCGGTTGGCGCCCTCGCGCGTCGGCGCCACGGCGCCCGCGGATTCCGCGGCTGGACCGAAATGCCCCGGCGCCTGGATGTGATAGCCGAGATAGTCGTCCCATTCGGCCCAGTTGTAGTGGCCGTCCTGGTAGAGCGCCATCACCATGGCGAAGGCGTGGGCCTGCCAGGGCTCGGTGAAGACCGGCTCGCCGGCGTCGCGCGGCAGCGCCGCGCCGGCCTGGCGCTCGGGCACGGTCAACTCGGGTATGCCGGGCAGCTTGCGCATGGCGATGGTTCGGCCTCCTCAGGCGGGGTCCAAATAATCGTCCCAGAGATCGATGTTGAGGCTGTCCTGGGCCGCCGCCTCGGGACCCCAGAGATCGCGGGCGCGGAAGCGCACGGAATAGATGTGCTGCGGCTTGTCGCCATCGCCGGCGACCCGGCTGTCGGGCAGGTGGAAGACGCCGTGGTCGCGCTCGACAACGCCCTGTTTGCCACGCACGTAGCCCGCCAGGCGGGTGTGGCCGGCTGGCTCGATGGTCCGGGCCCGCACGGCATCCCCAGGCTTGAAGCGGGGCGCGATGTCGAGGTCGAGCCGGCTGGCCCCGGCGTCCTTGTAAAGGCCGCGTACGGTTTCCAGGTCGACGATGCTCATGGCGAATCACCACCGTTTTGGCCGGCTTTGCCGGCCAGGCCCCGCAACTCGCTCAGCCGGGCCGCGAATTCGGCCTCGCCGAGCACGCCTTTCTCCAGCAGCAACGTAATGGTGCCCTCGAGCCAGCGTTCGTAGTAGCTCGAGCTCAGGTAATAGCCGGGCTCAATGCGTTCCATGGCGTGGCGGAATTCGTCCAGGTTGAAGTGGCCGCCGGCCATGGCGGCGCGGGCCAGCGCCAGCACACGGCCCTCCCAGGCCTGATGAAAGACCACACCGTCGTCATCAGGCACCAGTGGCCCCAACCCGTCGCGGCCGGCCATGTCGTGTACGTCGGTCATCATCGACCTCCCAGGCCTCAGGGCGACGCCACCTTGGCAACGCCGATCATGGCATCGCGGGTGACCAGTGCCGCCAGCGCCTCTTCGTCCAGATCCTCGCTGCCGGCCGGCCTTTCAGGCAGCACCATGTAGCGCACCTCGGCGTTGCTGTCCCAAACGCGTACGCCGACATCGGCGCCGATCTCGGTACCGAACTCGCGCAAGACGCCGCGCGGGTCGCTGGCCGCCCGGGACCGGTAGGGCGCCGATTTGTACCACACCGGCGGCAGCCCCAGCGTGGCCCAGGGGAAGCAGGAACAAAGCGTGCAAACTACAATGTTGTGCACCTCGGCGGTGTTCTCGACGATCACCATTTCCTCGCCCTGCACGGCCTCGAAGCCCATCTCGGCGATCGCCGCCGTGCCATCTTGCATCAAGCGAAGTTTGTAGTCGGGATCGCTCCAGGCTCGGGCCACCACACGGGCGCCGTTCCAGGGCCCGAGCCGGTTCTCGAAGAGGTCGATGAGCTCGTCCAGCGCTTGGGCCTCGATCAGCCCCTTTTCCAAAAGCAGCGATTCCAGCGCCCGCACGCGTAGCGCCGTCTCCGAATCGGGACCCGGAACGTGGCCCGCCTTGCCGGTTGAACTCATGCCATTACTCCCCCGCATACTCCCCATGGACAACGGCGATTATCGCGCTCCCGCGCAAACGGGGCAAGCCGGCTCGAAAACCGGCAATTCTTCGCCTTTGCCTCCGCCCACGCTATCCCGATGGGCCCAACTTGGCTAGAATTCCCGGGCCCTGATGGGGAGCACGCCATGACAGGAACCGGGGATCCGGATCCGCCGCCCGAGCTGATCGCACGCCTGGCGCCACTGGCCACCAGCACGCTGGCCAACGCGCTGGACGAGGTCGGCTTGCCCGACAACGTGGCCGCCGGCGTCGCCGCCGTGGCGCCTGGGCTGCGCTGCGCCGGCCCGGCGCTGACGGTCAAGGAGGTGAGCGGCGATTTCGCCACCTTCGCCTCCAGTGACTTCAAGGTCGGCGCCGTCATCGAGGCCGCCCGGGCCGGCGACGTCATCGTCATCGACGCCGGCGGCGCGCGGGTCTCGACCTGGGGCGGCATGGCCTCCTATGCCGCCAGCCTGAAGGGCATCGCCGGGCTGGTGGTCGATGGCGGCGTGCGCGACCTCGAGGAGATCGTCGAGTTCGGTTTCGCCGTCTTCGCCCGGCACCTGGTCCCCACCACGGGGCGCACCCGGCTCAAGGTCGAAGCCATCGGCGAGCCGATCGAGATCGGCGGCGTCGGCGTGGCGCCCGGCGACCTGGTGGTGGCCGACGGCACCGGCGTGGTCTGCCTGCCAGCCCCACGGGCGGCTGAAATCGTCACCCTGGCCGAACGCTTTGCGACCGACGACGCCGCCGCCATGGCCGACCTGGAAGCCGGCATGACGTTTGTCGAGGTGATGGACAAATATCGCAAAATATGAATTTTGCGGCAGCCATACCGTTGGCGCGCAACCCAAGCTAAAGTGGAAACGTTCCAAGGGGAGGATCGGGCATGACCGAGGGCGGATCCGCCGGCGAGAGCCGCAGGATCGTCTATCTGATCGCCGTCATGACGGTGGTTGCCTTGACCGTCGGCGGTCTGGCCATCGGCACACTTTATGACGCCGCCTTCGAGGAGCAGCGCCAACGCCTGATCGAAACGGCTCAAAGCCGGGCTCGCCTGATGGAGGCGGTAGCGCGTTTCGATGCCGTCTACAGCCAGGATTATCCCCACGGTGCCAGGCAGGCGACGATTTCCCAGGTCGTCGATGCCCACGATAATTTCAAAGGCTTCGGCGAGACCGGCGAATTCACCCTGGCCGAGCGCCGAGGCTCCGAGATCGTCTACCTGTTGCGCCATCGCCACCGGCACGATGACCAGCCGCTCACGCTGCCCTTTGCCACGACCCTGGCCGAGCCCATGCGTCAGGCACTCGGCGGCCGTTCGGGAACCCTGGTCGGGCTCGACTACCGCGGCGTCGAGGTGCTGGCTGCCTTTGAACCGGTAGACGTCCTCGACCTCGGCATCGTGGCCAAGATCGACCTAGCTGAAATTCGCGCCCCCTTCGTCCGCGCCGCCCTGGTTGCCCTCGGCCTGGCCCTGATCGTGGTGGTCATCGGCAGCGTTCTCTTCCTGGCCGCCAGCAACCCCATCATCCGGCGCATGCGGGAAAGCGAGGAGCGCTACCGTTCGCTGGTCGATGCCGCTCCGGACGCCATCCTGCTCGTCGCCGACGACCGCGTCGGCTTTGCCAACGCTGCCGCGGCAAGGATTTTCGGCGCCGCCGGCCCGTCCGACCTGATCGGCCTGGCGGCGGACGACCTGTTGCACCCGGATTGCCGTGACCTGGGCCGCCAGCGCCGCCAGCTCATGATCGATGGCAAGCGCCAGATGCCGGCCACGGAATTGACGGGCCTGCGTCTGGACGGCACGACCTTCGCCTGGGAATCGGTGGCCACCTACTTGACCTGGCAGGGCCGGCCCGCCATGCAGGCCTTGATCCGCGACGTCAGCGAACGCAAGCAAGCCGACGAGGCGCTC is a window encoding:
- a CDS encoding nitrile hydratase subunit beta, which gives rise to MTDVHDMAGRDGLGPLVPDDDGVVFHQAWEGRVLALARAAMAGGHFNLDEFRHAMERIEPGYYLSSSYYERWLEGTITLLLEKGVLGEAEFAARLSELRGLAGKAGQNGGDSP
- a CDS encoding nitrile hydratase subunit beta; this translates as MRKLPGIPELTVPERQAGAALPRDAGEPVFTEPWQAHAFAMVMALYQDGHYNWAEWDDYLGYHIQAPGHFGPAAESAGAVAPTREGANRSAFLAACERDGGRFYHHWLAAAEQLLDERGLVPRAELEARVEALAGVEREGPRFQAGESVRVRDTKRQGHTHLPGYLRGIVGRVEAEHGIFVFPDAAFEHHHGAGSGAELQRVYGVSFAAGDIWGAAASGDHRLNFNLWDYQLEAEDGS
- a CDS encoding nitrile hydratase subunit beta yields the protein MSIVDLETVRGLYKDAGASRLDLDIAPRFKPGDAVRARTIEPAGHTRLAGYVRGKQGVVERDHGVFHLPDSRVAGDGDKPQHIYSVRFRARDLWGPEAAAQDSLNIDLWDDYLDPA
- a CDS encoding RraA family protein encodes the protein MTGTGDPDPPPELIARLAPLATSTLANALDEVGLPDNVAAGVAAVAPGLRCAGPALTVKEVSGDFATFASSDFKVGAVIEAARAGDVIVIDAGGARVSTWGGMASYAASLKGIAGLVVDGGVRDLEEIVEFGFAVFARHLVPTTGRTRLKVEAIGEPIEIGGVGVAPGDLVVADGTGVVCLPAPRAAEIVTLAERFATDDAAAMADLEAGMTFVEVMDKYRKI
- a CDS encoding PAS domain S-box protein; protein product: MTEGGSAGESRRIVYLIAVMTVVALTVGGLAIGTLYDAAFEEQRQRLIETAQSRARLMEAVARFDAVYSQDYPHGARQATISQVVDAHDNFKGFGETGEFTLAERRGSEIVYLLRHRHRHDDQPLTLPFATTLAEPMRQALGGRSGTLVGLDYRGVEVLAAFEPVDVLDLGIVAKIDLAEIRAPFVRAALVALGLALIVVVIGSVLFLAASNPIIRRMRESEERYRSLVDAAPDAILLVADDRVGFANAAAARIFGAAGPSDLIGLAADDLLHPDCRDLGRQRRQLMIDGKRQMPATELTGLRLDGTTFAWESVATYLTWQGRPAMQALIRDVSERKQADEALRRSERELADKSRILETTFESIDQGFVVWDDEQRLVAWNEKCLEFWYHPQHIVRPGMKMLELLRHIAGQGGFGAGEPQAAAEREFARIRHAGPQSQDRFIMLDGTIVRVDRYLMPGGGHVATYTDISESTRAEAELKQARDDLELRVAQRTEALSTANLALAEAQRLARIGNWERSVESDRFTWSDELYRIFGFEPGEIEPTVDLTQEMIHPDDRELGTDLTERVLGSGQDIHEHDFRFTDARGRPGVAHSRVQLIRDQAGRPLKYVGTIQDISERKQAETEVVAARERAEYADRAKSEFRPT
- a CDS encoding caspase family protein; amino-acid sequence: MRSAALTIGFALALIAGPAGAAEKVAPVIELPAEVALEGDTVRLEGRIRDQSRIVFATLDGQPIAVGPGGAIVLQKKVGSGATVLVVAALDEWGNRTEKTVRLMRPAALPELSFGNYYALVIGNNNYAQLPKLKTAVGDARAVAALLKDAYGFETKLLIDASRQQVIGAMAELRGKLKPSDNLLLYYAGHGVLDSYAEEGFWLPVDAAKDNPANWISNGDVTNMLRAIRAKHVMVVADSCYSGTLVRAAPIKIKTAEERSTWLERMAAKRSRTALVSGGLEPVMDAGGGGHSVFTKAFLESLSQNREVTDGQALFAAIKRPVALESDQTPEYSDIRRAGHDGGDFLFIRKNAGRQVARAAPAPWRPAAPAPAIAPPVAAAPRPDHTVELAFWNSIKDSKNAAEYQAYLSQYPKGAFAALARQRVQALKRPKPQPQPQRQAAVRLPAQVDPARALDGTWRARAVQLFGGDYCPSELELEVTVRNRRLEGHGERITMSGRISVNDELEATIVSADNSLFDVQARLKGREFRGQVTVGAMAHLDDPSNVGSGCDLRFTMRR
- the nthA gene encoding nitrile hydratase subunit alpha; translated protein: MSSTGKAGHVPGPDSETALRVRALESLLLEKGLIEAQALDELIDLFENRLGPWNGARVVARAWSDPDYKLRLMQDGTAAIAEMGFEAVQGEEMVIVENTAEVHNIVVCTLCSCFPWATLGLPPVWYKSAPYRSRAASDPRGVLREFGTEIGADVGVRVWDSNAEVRYMVLPERPAGSEDLDEEALAALVTRDAMIGVAKVASP
- a CDS encoding nitrile hydratase subunit beta: MSEANMPSDLQRLFRDDDGALYAGEAAARAIAIIMKLFADGHYSWPEWVDKFSVEIAPPGHYRQGPEAAAGAEAQLSGEGGEINQNYARLWLAACEKLLLEKGLISSAELAGRLEALRGVAGPAQSLAIGERVRVRDLEPMGEAHLPIFIRGKLGLIERNLGDFAAPVADEERQPHYSVRFTAAELWGADRPEGDSLNFTIWQGYLEPA